A stretch of the Chelonoidis abingdonii isolate Lonesome George chromosome 11, CheloAbing_2.0, whole genome shotgun sequence genome encodes the following:
- the INAFM1 gene encoding LOW QUALITY PROTEIN: putative transmembrane protein INAFM1 (The sequence of the model RefSeq protein was modified relative to this genomic sequence to represent the inferred CDS: inserted 3 bases in 2 codons) yields MKQREGDGPGQPVPPSYAGDRPRGGGXLLLGGGRAPRAGCASATVCAYSSALSLAALLLVIYYGLVWAPXGPGAENGTEARPAAPRLCNHSGPGPGQREAAAEGPWTAAAGPRRRERSGRQAPRGAWAESRDGTH; encoded by the exons ATGAAGCAGAGGGAGGGCGACGGGCCCGGGCAGCCGGTGCCCCCCAGCTACGCCGGCGATCGGCCGCGGGGGGGCg agctgctgctggggggcggcCGGGCCCCCCGCGCTGGCTGCGCGTCCGCCACCGTCTGCGCCTATTCCTCTGCGCTCTCGCTGGCCGCGCTGCTGCTGGTGATTTACTACGGGCTGGTGTGGGCGCC GGGGCCCGGCGCGGAGAACGGAACCGAAGCCCGGCCCGCGGCCCCGCGGCTCTGCAACCACAGCGGCCCGGGGCCGGGGCAGCGGGAGGCGGCGGCCGAGGGGCCCTGGACGGCGGCCGCCGGCCCGCGGCGGCGGGAGCGGAGCGGGCGGCAGGCCCCGCGGGGCGCATGGGCTGAGAGCCGCGACGGGACCCACTGA